CGCTTCGCGAGCAGGCGCACGTCGCGGACGGTCATCCAGCGGTCGACGGCCTTGCACATGTCGTAGACGGTCAGCCCCGCGACGGCTGCGGCGGTCATGGCCTCCATCTCGACCCCCGTCTGGCCGATGCAGCGCGCCACCGCGAGGATGCGCAGCGCCGTCTTGCCGTCCCCATCGGGGGCGGCCTGGAAGGTCAGGTCGACCTGCGAGAGCAGCAGCGGGTGGCAGAGCGGGATGACGTCCGGCGTGCGCTTGCCGGCCATGATCCCCGCCAGGCGCGCGGCCGAGAGGACGTCGCCCTTGGGGATCTCCTTGGCGGCCACGAGCGCCCACGTCGCCTCGTCCATGACGACCGTGGCCTCGGCGACCGCCTCGCGCTGCGTCTCGGGCTTCCCGCCGATGTCCACCATGCGGGCGTTCCCGTGGGCGTCGAGGTGGCTGAGTCCCGCCGCGGGCGGCGGCGTCTTCGCCGGCGCCTTCGCCCGGGACCGCGTCGGAGACTTCGTCGCGCTCTTCGCTGCACGCTTCTTCATGGGTGCGCCTCCAGCCAGACGGCCCCGTCCGGGGCGTGCTCCTTCTTCCAGATCGGCACCGACTTCTTCAGCTCGTCGATGCACCACGAGCAACCGTCGAAGGCGGCCGCGCGGTGCTCCGCCGCCGCCGCGATGAGCACGATCTGCTCCCCCGGCTCCAGCTCGCCGAAGCGGTGGACGACGACGAGGTCGATCAGGCCGAAGCGCTCGATCGCGGCCGCGCGCAGCTCGGCGAGCTTCGTCTCCGCCATCCCCGCGAAGTGCTCGAAGAGGATCTTCGTCACCGCGTGCCCCTGCGAGAAGTCGCGCACGAGCCCGACGAAGACCACGACCCCGCCGACGCGCCGGGTGCCGCCGGTGACGCGCGCGAGCTCCGCGGCGACGTCGATCGGCCCGCGCTGGACCCGCGCCCGCCCGTCGCTCCCCGGCATCGCCCCCGCGCCCCCCATCCGCGTCCCCTACCCGCCCGACACCGGCGGGAAGAACGCCACCTCGTCGCCGTCGCGCAGCGCCGTCGCCGCCGTCGCATACTCGTGGTTCACCGCCACGAGCAGCGCCCCGGAGCGCAGCGCCTCGCCGAGCGCCGGCGCCCGGGCGGCGAGATGCTCGCGCAGCCGCCCGACGTCCGGCGCCGGG
Above is a window of bacterium DNA encoding:
- the moaD gene encoding molybdopterin converting factor subunit 1; translated protein: MRLTVRYFALLRERAGVDAEVVAWDGPAPDVGRLREHLAARAPALGEALRSGALLVAVNHEYATAATALRDGDEVAFFPPVSGG
- a CDS encoding molybdenum cofactor biosynthesis protein MoaE; translation: MGGAGAMPGSDGRARVQRGPIDVAAELARVTGGTRRVGGVVVFVGLVRDFSQGHAVTKILFEHFAGMAETKLAELRAAAIERFGLIDLVVVHRFGELEPGEQIVLIAAAAEHRAAAFDGCSWCIDELKKSVPIWKKEHAPDGAVWLEAHP
- the moaC gene encoding cyclic pyranopterin monophosphate synthase MoaC; its protein translation is MVDIGGKPETQREAVAEATVVMDEATWALVAAKEIPKGDVLSAARLAGIMAGKRTPDVIPLCHPLLLSQVDLTFQAAPDGDGKTALRILAVARCIGQTGVEMEAMTAAAVAGLTVYDMCKAVDRWMTVRDVRLLAKR